One window from the genome of Xenorhabdus bovienii SS-2004 encodes:
- a CDS encoding hemagglutinin repeat-containing protein, producing MQEKKFKLSPTGKLAVSMAIILTTCSVSFANGITPGGDAGHRPDVTLADTGATVVNIVAPSDSGLSHNQYEDFNVNQMGAVLNNSLIDGSSELAGQLSANSNLNGQAASVILNEVISRNPSLLLGQQEIFGIAADYVLANPNGITCNGCGFINTNQASLVVGNPLVENGVLQGFNTFNNQNALSIKNNGLSHTDVLNLIAPKIDSHGREITAKIINITTGNNQISADGKILASQQADVGVLDSYYLGSMQAGRIRLLNTAEGSGVNLQGKMTANDSIDIKSYGDVNLQAANLKGGDITLQGNNVLSQGRLNQSSSDKDGSDNHQGSFSGLYAQQKQISESIARTQLEGKNITLVAKQNNRVMATDIVGDNVTLTGADLKLDGQQLHQLTSNTKNEWKLSWQYDVTEESEKYHHEGNTIKAHENVHLTASEGNAEVLGSKISAGNKLSVSARKDVKLAGLLESEVTAEKGYKKNHTVGLQTGNWNKNHTAQRSIGSELSAGGDLGINAGANAEIIGSQVNSGKNLIVSAGQQAKITAQSLVDNQSIAKNKKYWGGIAGGSNKDNLNKEETHHISDINANGHLLLSGMNGVTITGSKVRAQQGAYVEANDGQLIIDNVVNNSYKKVNERTGTIFNITKNSNQEHNTQQTTSNSQLVSDTDLKLLSNKDINIIGSLVKSAGELQMNTSGNINVLAYGEQNSHHQEKTDLNWQYYAHEAEDKQYRVGIGLEHTRDGQKTDVTTQRPSELNGGNLTLNASENVTVTGSKLVTTQGDAKVTGNNINLLSGENRTSTENSQVKGRGGLFLTGGMDRLGGGIEGGYASHGQSQNQTTAVVSKTQVTGNLELNATGELKQQGTQHQINGVYQANAGSIKNLATENTESNSTNQLQVDSEISGSADYSATTRPAEKTAKAASEKKLDTSIAKIGLPNAGLELAAKGNSHYTGNSQSNAVVTSIQAGNVKVTTNGDVYDQGTQYQANTGDVSLTAGSHTSEAAYNRKDSHSSDTTGNARLRVYTSTGSDISVNGKGDGSYQATSNSSANAVTSGVQAQNGIDIQVTRDARYQGTSMNAGSGSTNINAKENIQFDQATNRNEQNRTGHNGEISLTVGTNPDGKNFSASAGGGYNTDQQTSTTAQTSTLTAGQGVNLNAGNNLALKGSDVSGKQVDLTAQRGKIELTSAQDTINNNGWNVGLKGKGGMSSKARNNESGDSAGSVNAATDNSTGSSEAGNKIIDNKYNIGGEVKFGVNRLDTMTYHNGHVSGGNVTLTSGGDTSLKGTNVTADRVTGNVGGNLNVESLKDSTHSLNVGLDAGLGYSKTVKGDDKATLPVPTANSSSSETAPETAAADGKKEVPGLKDQLTAAFKGYSGKLKGNYDTLDREATGEQSTLTGTHGVNLDVAGKTYLVGGKIDSAQGTVSVNTQQIGHQPVTGYDKGRNLGVNLPDSMVGLAGAAQKDIFSGKIPFVKNESHDTATPATHSGIKGHQLD from the coding sequence ATGCAAGAAAAAAAATTCAAGTTATCTCCTACGGGAAAACTTGCCGTATCCATGGCAATTATTCTGACAACCTGTTCAGTCAGTTTTGCCAACGGAATCACGCCCGGAGGTGATGCAGGACATCGCCCTGATGTTACCCTCGCGGATACAGGTGCTACGGTAGTGAATATCGTAGCACCTTCTGACTCAGGGCTGTCCCATAACCAATATGAGGATTTCAACGTTAATCAGATGGGGGCGGTATTAAATAACTCATTGATCGATGGCTCATCAGAATTAGCCGGCCAGTTATCGGCCAACAGCAATCTGAATGGGCAGGCCGCCAGTGTGATTTTAAATGAAGTGATCAGCCGCAACCCTTCACTCTTGCTCGGTCAACAAGAAATTTTCGGGATAGCCGCCGATTATGTGCTGGCAAACCCTAATGGTATTACCTGCAACGGCTGCGGTTTTATCAATACCAATCAGGCCTCTCTGGTTGTCGGTAATCCGTTAGTTGAAAATGGCGTTCTGCAAGGATTCAATACTTTTAACAACCAAAATGCGCTGAGTATCAAAAACAATGGCTTGTCACATACTGACGTTCTGAACTTGATTGCTCCCAAAATTGATAGTCATGGTCGGGAAATCACCGCCAAAATAATCAATATCACGACAGGTAATAACCAGATTTCAGCCGATGGAAAAATTCTGGCATCACAACAAGCAGATGTTGGTGTGCTCGACAGTTATTACCTCGGCAGTATGCAGGCCGGACGTATTCGCCTGCTGAATACCGCAGAAGGCAGCGGCGTCAATCTGCAAGGCAAGATGACGGCCAATGACAGTATTGATATTAAGTCTTACGGGGATGTGAATTTGCAGGCCGCTAATCTGAAAGGCGGGGATATCACATTGCAAGGCAACAATGTTCTGTCCCAAGGACGCCTCAATCAATCCTCATCAGACAAAGACGGCAGTGACAACCACCAAGGCAGTTTCAGTGGTCTTTATGCCCAACAGAAGCAAATCAGTGAATCCATTGCCCGTACCCAATTGGAAGGCAAGAATATTACGCTGGTGGCCAAGCAGAATAACCGCGTTATGGCGACCGATATTGTAGGGGATAATGTCACGCTGACCGGTGCTGATCTAAAACTGGATGGACAGCAACTCCACCAGCTTACCAGCAACACCAAAAATGAATGGAAATTATCCTGGCAGTACGATGTTACTGAAGAAAGTGAAAAATACCATCATGAAGGCAATACCATCAAGGCGCATGAAAATGTCCACCTGACAGCCAGCGAAGGTAATGCAGAAGTGCTTGGCAGTAAAATCAGCGCTGGCAATAAACTGTCCGTATCCGCCCGGAAAGATGTGAAACTGGCGGGTCTGCTGGAATCAGAAGTAACAGCCGAGAAAGGCTATAAGAAGAACCACACTGTTGGTTTGCAGACCGGAAACTGGAACAAAAACCATACTGCCCAGAGAAGCATCGGCAGTGAATTGAGTGCAGGGGGAGATTTAGGCATCAATGCAGGGGCAAATGCTGAAATTATCGGTTCTCAGGTCAATTCCGGCAAAAACCTGATTGTTTCTGCCGGTCAGCAGGCGAAAATCACGGCTCAATCTCTTGTTGATAATCAAAGCATTGCTAAGAATAAAAAATACTGGGGTGGCATTGCGGGCGGCAGTAACAAAGATAACCTCAATAAAGAAGAAACTCATCATATCTCTGATATCAACGCGAACGGACATTTGCTGCTGTCGGGAATGAATGGTGTCACTATTACCGGCAGTAAAGTGAGAGCACAACAGGGAGCTTATGTTGAAGCAAATGATGGGCAATTAATCATTGATAACGTGGTTAACAACTCCTATAAGAAAGTGAATGAAAGAACCGGTACGATATTTAACATCACCAAAAATTCGAACCAAGAACACAATACACAGCAGACCACGTCCAATAGTCAGCTGGTTTCCGATACCGACCTGAAATTACTCAGTAATAAAGATATCAATATCATTGGTAGTCTGGTGAAAAGTGCGGGTGAGCTGCAAATGAATACATCAGGCAACATCAATGTGCTGGCTTATGGTGAGCAGAATAGCCATCATCAGGAAAAGACCGATCTAAACTGGCAATATTACGCCCATGAAGCAGAAGACAAGCAGTACCGTGTCGGTATCGGCCTAGAGCACACGCGTGATGGTCAGAAAACCGATGTCACAACGCAGCGTCCATCAGAATTGAACGGTGGCAACCTCACCCTCAATGCAAGCGAAAATGTCACCGTCACCGGCTCCAAATTAGTGACGACACAAGGGGATGCCAAAGTCACCGGGAACAATATCAATTTACTCTCTGGGGAAAACAGGACATCAACCGAAAACTCACAAGTAAAAGGCCGTGGCGGTCTGTTCTTGACCGGTGGTATGGATAGGCTCGGTGGTGGTATTGAAGGTGGTTACGCAAGTCATGGCCAGTCCCAAAACCAAACCACGGCTGTAGTGTCAAAGACTCAAGTTACCGGCAATCTTGAATTGAATGCAACAGGAGAGTTAAAGCAGCAAGGCACTCAGCATCAGATCAATGGTGTTTATCAGGCCAATGCCGGGAGCATCAAAAATCTGGCGACAGAAAATACGGAATCAAACTCCACTAATCAGTTGCAGGTGGACAGTGAAATCAGTGGTTCAGCCGATTACAGTGCAACGACTCGTCCGGCAGAAAAAACAGCCAAAGCGGCCAGTGAGAAGAAATTGGATACTTCCATTGCCAAAATTGGCTTACCGAATGCCGGCCTTGAGTTAGCGGCCAAAGGCAACAGCCATTATACCGGCAATAGCCAGTCAAACGCAGTCGTCACTTCAATCCAGGCGGGTAACGTCAAAGTCACCACTAACGGTGATGTTTACGATCAAGGAACCCAATATCAAGCCAATACAGGAGACGTGTCACTGACAGCCGGCAGTCATACCAGTGAAGCCGCCTACAATCGTAAAGATAGCCATTCTTCTGACACCACTGGCAACGCCCGTCTGCGCGTTTACACCTCAACCGGCAGTGATATTTCCGTTAATGGCAAAGGTGATGGCAGTTATCAGGCAACCTCCAACAGCAGTGCTAATGCCGTGACCAGCGGGGTTCAGGCACAAAACGGTATTGATATCCAAGTGACCAGAGACGCCCGTTACCAAGGCACCTCCATGAATGCTGGCAGTGGCAGTACAAACATCAATGCGAAAGAAAATATCCAGTTTGATCAAGCCACTAACCGCAACGAGCAAAACCGTACAGGTCACAATGGAGAGATTTCTCTGACCGTGGGAACCAACCCGGATGGTAAGAATTTCAGTGCCAGCGCTGGCGGTGGTTATAACACTGACCAGCAGACCAGCACGACGGCTCAAACCAGTACCCTCACAGCGGGACAGGGTGTAAACCTGAATGCAGGCAATAATCTGGCACTGAAAGGTTCTGATGTCTCTGGTAAGCAAGTCGATTTAACTGCACAACGTGGGAAAATTGAACTGACTTCCGCTCAGGACACCATCAACAACAATGGCTGGAATGTTGGTCTCAAGGGCAAAGGGGGTATGTCCAGCAAGGCCCGAAACAATGAAAGCGGGGATAGCGCAGGAAGTGTCAATGCGGCAACTGACAATTCCACTGGCAGCAGTGAGGCTGGCAACAAAATCATCGATAACAAATATAACATTGGTGGTGAAGTGAAATTCGGTGTCAATCGTCTGGATACAATGACATACCATAACGGCCATGTGTCCGGCGGTAACGTCACGCTGACCAGCGGTGGCGATACTTCACTCAAAGGCACCAATGTTACTGCCGATCGCGTGACAGGTAATGTCGGCGGCAACCTCAATGTTGAAAGCCTTAAAGACAGTACACATAGCCTGAATGTCGGTCTGGATGCTGGTTTGGGTTACAGCAAAACAGTCAAAGGGGACGATAAAGCTACACTTCCTGTACCGACCGCCAATAGCAGTTCATCAGAAACAGCGCCTGAAACCGCAGCAGCAGATGGTAAAAAAGAGGTGCCGGGACTGAAAGACCAACTGACCGCCGCTTTCAAAGGTTACAGCGGTAAACTGAAAGGCAATTACGATACGCTAGACAGAGAAGCCACTGGTGAGCAATCCACCCTGACCGGTACTCACGGCGTTAATCTGGATGTTGCAGGAAAAACCTATTTAGTCGGTGGTAAAATTGACAGTGCACAAGGGACGGTATCAGTGAATACCCAGCAGATTGGGCATCAGCCTGTGACTGGATACGATAAGGGGAGAAACCTCGGTGTTAATCTGCCAGATTCCATGGTAGGTCTTGCCGGTGCTGCACAAAAAGATATTTTTTCCGGAAAAATTCCTTTCGTAAAAAATGAGAGCCACGATACAGCAACTCCTGCTACCCACAGTGGGATCAAAGGCCATCAATTAGATTAA
- a CDS encoding ShlB/FhaC/HecB family hemolysin secretion/activation protein yields the protein MIKKTAIFILLCTALQVKASPEELNVILPTDETRRTLQDSSREIDQLIEQRRHQGLVNRSGALSPQTVSPVLVEAPVCLDIRGVYLQGITLLTLTDLNTLSTLPDNCITSNDINKLSAEITNLYIAKGYITARVQFIPPSHHGELGINVVEGFIEAIEGGDRWINSRMLFPHLTNKPLNLSQLDQGLDQANRLQSNKATLDILPGKVNGGSVIRLSNQHSTPWRISTITDNYGQKSTGKWISRLNASMDSPLGLSDFISLSGISTVDNPDTQYNRAATLFYSLPYGAATFSGFTSYSRYISHPKLQHNVHKLYGNSQQSGMRMDWVFHRNQSQISTLNTQLVYKNFNNYFDSAKLSHSSQTLTVFSLGISHLQIIANGLITFDAGIEQGTPWFSAQTSTDNLNKQFTKGKLSVNLQQRFRLFDMSYRLNNQFYTQYSPNGLPGVEWLNITDRNAVRGFSKNTLSGDNGWYLRNTLSHSIPILKGSLDLRAGVDIGRVKGYLSQNGWQSSAGLSTGLTWRYQRLLADIEVSRGKLLSHQNRDKDESMQLLTRVSYTF from the coding sequence ATGATTAAAAAGACGGCAATTTTTATCTTATTATGTACCGCCCTTCAGGTAAAAGCGTCACCTGAAGAACTCAATGTCATATTACCGACAGATGAGACAAGAAGGACTTTACAAGACAGTTCAAGGGAAATAGACCAGTTAATTGAACAACGCCGTCACCAAGGATTAGTCAATCGTTCCGGTGCCCTTTCGCCTCAGACCGTCTCTCCAGTATTGGTAGAAGCGCCAGTATGTCTGGATATCCGCGGCGTCTATCTCCAGGGCATTACGCTGCTGACTCTGACTGATCTGAATACACTCAGCACATTGCCTGACAACTGTATTACCAGCAATGATATCAATAAACTGTCAGCAGAAATTACTAACCTCTATATTGCCAAGGGCTATATTACGGCGCGGGTGCAATTTATTCCTCCCAGCCATCATGGGGAATTGGGAATTAATGTTGTCGAAGGTTTTATTGAGGCCATTGAAGGTGGTGATCGCTGGATCAATAGCCGGATGCTGTTTCCTCATCTGACGAATAAGCCACTGAATCTTAGTCAGCTTGATCAAGGGCTGGATCAGGCGAATCGTCTGCAATCAAATAAAGCAACGCTCGATATTCTGCCCGGTAAGGTCAATGGCGGTTCAGTCATCAGGCTGAGTAACCAGCATTCCACCCCGTGGAGAATATCTACAATAACCGATAACTACGGGCAAAAAAGCACAGGTAAATGGATAAGCCGACTGAATGCCAGCATGGACAGCCCATTGGGGTTGTCCGACTTTATCAGTCTCAGCGGCATCAGTACCGTCGATAACCCCGACACCCAATATAATCGGGCGGCGACTCTGTTCTATTCACTTCCATACGGTGCTGCGACTTTCAGCGGTTTTACCAGCTATTCCCGATATATCAGCCATCCAAAGCTACAGCATAATGTGCACAAACTGTATGGGAATTCACAGCAGTCGGGTATGCGTATGGATTGGGTATTCCACCGCAATCAATCACAAATCTCGACATTGAATACCCAGCTTGTTTACAAGAATTTCAACAACTACTTCGATAGCGCCAAACTCAGTCACAGCAGTCAAACATTAACCGTGTTTTCACTGGGCATAAGCCACTTACAAATCATTGCGAATGGCCTTATCACTTTTGACGCAGGCATTGAACAGGGAACACCGTGGTTCAGTGCGCAAACCTCAACCGACAACTTGAATAAGCAATTTACCAAAGGAAAGTTATCCGTCAATTTACAGCAGCGCTTCAGACTATTTGATATGTCCTACCGGCTCAATAACCAATTTTATACCCAGTACAGCCCAAACGGACTACCCGGTGTTGAGTGGCTCAATATCACCGACCGCAATGCAGTACGAGGATTCAGTAAAAATACGTTATCCGGTGATAACGGCTGGTATCTGAGAAATACCTTATCCCACTCAATACCGATACTCAAAGGTTCGCTTGACCTGCGGGCAGGAGTGGACATCGGACGGGTCAAAGGTTATCTCAGTCAGAATGGCTGGCAAAGTAGTGCCGGATTAAGTACTGGCCTGACATGGCGCTATCAGCGTCTGCTTGCCGATATCGAGGTCAGCCGAGGCAAATTATTATCCCATCAAAATAGAGACAAGGATGAGTCCATGCAATTGTTAACACGCGTTTCTTACACCTTTTAA
- a CDS encoding Hcp family type VI secretion system effector, protein MPTPCYISINGKTQGNITAGAFTAESVGNIFVQGHEDEMLVQEFDHIVTVPTDPQSGQPSGQRAHKPFRFTVALNKAVPLLYNALASGEMLPTVELKWYRTSIEGKQEHFFTTKLEDATIVDIDCKMPHCQDPSKAEFTQLIRVSLSYRKINWEHTTAGTSGSDDWRAPIVA, encoded by the coding sequence ATGCCAACTCCATGTTATATTTCCATCAATGGAAAAACTCAGGGCAATATTACTGCTGGTGCATTCACTGCTGAATCAGTAGGTAATATTTTCGTTCAAGGTCACGAAGACGAAATGCTGGTTCAAGAATTTGACCACATTGTCACTGTCCCAACTGATCCACAGTCAGGTCAGCCTTCTGGCCAGCGTGCGCATAAACCATTCCGCTTCACCGTTGCATTGAACAAAGCCGTTCCTCTGCTTTACAACGCACTGGCTTCTGGCGAAATGTTACCTACTGTTGAATTGAAATGGTACCGTACTTCAATCGAAGGTAAACAAGAGCATTTCTTCACGACCAAACTTGAAGATGCAACTATTGTTGACATTGATTGCAAAATGCCACATTGCCAAGATCCATCAAAAGCAGAATTTACTCAATTAATTCGTGTGTCTCTTTCTTATCGTAAGATTAACTGGGAACACACTACAGCAGGTACTTCTGGTTCTGATGACTGGCGTGCGCCAATTGTTGCTTAA